The genome window TGTGACCTGGAGGCCACCGGGGACACGCCGTTTCTCGGGGGGCCTGTGCAGGCCCAAACCGGAGGGGGGCTTTGAGCCAACACGCTTTTGACCCCGCTCCGTTTCCCCATCTTTTGTACGTCGGCGTCCAGGAGGAAACGAATGGATTGGACCCTGGGGGGCCTGGAGGGACCGCGGCCTCTATGCGGCTccgcccggccctgccccgccGTGAAGGGCGCTCCGCcccggggcggccccgcgcctGCTCCTTGCGGCTCCGGGGGCCGGGCCGTACCGGGCCGAGCTGTACCGGGCCGGGCCAGTCCGTACTGTGCCGTACCGGGCCGGGCCGGACCGTACCGGGCCAGGCCGTACCGGGCCGGGCCGCTGCATGCCGGGCCCGCGCGCCCTGCTgggcctggggctgctggtggcggcggcgcgggcgggcgggaggtgccagggctggggctggggctgggaccGGGGCCGGTGCCTTCCCCGCCGCGCCATGCACGTCCCCAGCGCGGGGTCCGGCCCGACGGGGCTCCGCTTCCTGGGGTAGGGccgggggaaggagggagcggGGAGAGGAGGCGGGCGGTGTCGGGGTGCGGGGGCTGAGCGGTGCAGAGGGATCGGGCAGGACGTGGGGCTGGGGTGCAGATGTACACGGGGGCTCAGCTCTGTGTGGGTGTCTGCAAAGTCGAGGGGATGGGCTGGGCCTGGCCGGGTTTTGGGGTACCCAGGGGTGCCATCTCCCACCCTAGGCAGGAGGAGGCCCAGGCCATCGACCAGGAGCTCTTCACTGAGTACAAGTTCAGCGTGGACCAGCTGatggagctggcagggctgagctgtgccactGCCATTGCCAAGgtgagggtcctggggggcagAAGGGGGTCCTGGCACTGTGGGCTGAGCTCTGCTACTGCCAGGGTGGGTGGAGGTGCTGGGGGAGAGTTCCAACACTACAGGTTGAGTGCTGTCCCCGCCATCGACAAGGTGTGGGCCCTGGGGGGCAAGGGAAGGTCCTGGGGGTCGTAGCATTGTGTACACCAAGCTGTGCTACCACCAAGGTGGGCACCAGGGAGGCAGACGCTGATCCTGGGAGTGATCCCAGTTGGGGGTTGTGCAAATCCTGGCCCCATGGCATGGGCCCACTTCCCCATCATAACCCTGTGCCTCTTGCTCCCCGTCAGGCTTACCCACCCAGCTCCTTCACCACGAGCcagcctgctgtgctggtggtCTGCGGGCCAGGGAACAACGGCGGTGATGGGCTGGTCTGTGCCCGGCATTTGAAGATGTTTGTGAGTCTTGCACAGGCAGCCACAGGGTCCCCATGATGGTCCCTGTGCACCCCTGTACCTGGGGGCTCCAGGGTCCCactcctctggctgctgctggtgccagaACGGGGTTAGTTCAGCTCTCTTCTGCTCTTGCAGGGCTATCAGCCAACCGTGTATTACCCCAAGCGCCCCAGCAAGTCCCTCTTTGAAGGTTTGACCACCCAGTGCAAGAAGATGGATATTCCCTTCCTCCCCGAGTTCCCAACTGAGGTGAGGAAAAGCCCCCAGCTTGGCAGCACCCGCCTCTGGAGCTGTGGCCAGGACTGCCTTTCAcctgctgccatccctgccatAGGCTGCCTTCATCGACGAGCTCTATGGCCTGGTGGTGGATGCCATTTTCGGCTTCAGTTTCAAAGGAGCAGTGCGGGAGCCCTTCGGCAGCATCCTCAGCACCCTGGAGCGCGTCACGGTGCCCATCGCCAGCATTGACATCCCCTCAGGTGAGTTGTGGCTGCACCTGCCAGAGGAAGGTGCCCAGCCAGGGTggtcccagctgcagcctggccatGAGGCTCGTTGCAGGCTGGGATGTGGAGAAGGGGAAGGCAGACGGCCTCCAGCCCGACATGCTCATCTCCCTGACGGCGCCCAAGAAGGCGGCGATGCATTTCACCGGCCGGTACCACTTCCTTGGGGGCAGGTTTGTGCCCCCCATGCTCCAGGAGAAATATGCTCTAAACCTGCCAGCATACCCTGGCACAGACTGCGTCCTGCAGCTGACCTAGAGCTGGGGCCAGGCTTGGCTTCAGCACTGCACACCAGGGCCAAATTCTGCCCAAGCCTCTGCTAGGACACTGCTCAGCACCTCACTGGGCTTTGGTGTGAGCCAGCAGGATCAAAAGGCCCAGAGATAAGGTCCAGGTAGTGGCAgtgctgaggggctgcaggaggagctgtttgGGGTTGCTGCCTAACCCAAGTGCTATAGGTGTCAAGGTGATATGGGATCTGGAGCTCTCTCACTCATTGCACCACTCACACTTCAGGATAATCTGATTATAATAAAGATTTATTCATGcccttgaaaaaatatttcagtactCTGCAGGGTGTGTGTCCTTGTGTCCCTCTGTGGCAGGCCCATGGCAAATGGGTCACAGGGCTTGGGGGGAGCCCAGGTTCAGGCGGTGAACTTGATCCAGCTCCAGACCAACTTGTCCTAGCCCAGCATCTCCAGGCAGCTGGGACACAGTGCTGGGCTCCATCTGGAACAAGCTCAGAGCACCCCATGGCATCCACCAGCACCAGGACCAGGACTCTCACAGCCAGGCAGGATTGgcagctgcacagcacagcagccatgTCACTTGCTCACTCTGgctccctcttcctcctcttcttcctcctcttctttgtAGGGCTGTGTCCCAAGTTTAGCTCATCTGTATCTTGTGGAGGTGCATCTGTTTCAGCCGTCTCTTCTTTGTCCTCTTCttcctgcttcttcttctttttcttctttctcctctttgcagccttctcctcctcttctaCCACCTCCTCTTCTGTGCTTAGCTCTGGCGTCTTCCTCCTCGTCATGaccttcccctcctctcctgaTACCTCTTCTCCATGTGGCTCCATGaccatcttcttcttcttcttcttcttcttcttcttcctcttcacctcttcctctcctgtcaGCTCCTCTTCTCTGCTTGGCCCCcagttctttttcttcctctttacaACCTTTTCTTCTTCCAACGCCTCCTCCTGTTCTCTGTTTGGTTCCTGGCTGTGTGGCACCTCGGGGTTGGCTCCATCCCTGGACcgtttcctttccttctttttgccCTGGCTATTCTCCGGGGGCTCCTGTTGCCGCTCCTGTTGCCGGTACGTGGCCAGGAAGGCTCgttcctgctcctccaggcgCGCCAGCTTGGCACTCATGGTCAGGCCGTGACGGGCACCCCTGCAGTGACCACAGGCAGCAAGGACTGGCACCTCCCCAGCGGGGAATGTgttccccagcccagcctgctcaACAGCCCCTGCGAGGAGGGGGCAGCCCAGCCAGGCAACCCCCCCAGCCACTCACTTGTGTGCTGTGCGGCCCCCACACGCCTGGATCAGCTCCTTGTCTGTCAGCCTGTGGGACAGAAGGAGCTGTCACCCCCAGCATCTGTGTGAGGGGAACACAGTCTGGAACAGAGCTCCACCTTGCAGCCCTCGTCCCTCCCTGTCAAGGGATGGGACCCAGAGTCACCTCCTGACTGAAGAGAGGTccagcttctcctcctcctcctcctcctcctcctcctgactGCTCTCAGAGCTGGCGGGCAGTGTCACAGACTCCTCCCCACAGGCTGTGAGTGTGGCTGACTGCAGCACAGAGACAGAGGGACTGTGAGGAAGGGGAGCAAGGAAAACAGGGCTCTGGGGGGCCACAGCAGCAATGAGCTGGGGACCATGCAGTCCCCAGGCTCCTGGGGCCGGTTACCTTCACAAAGTGGCCATACAGCAGGCTCCCACTGTTGCCAGCCTTGCGTGGCTTCTTATTGCTGATCCTGCCTCCCTGCTCGGAAACTGCCTTCACAGAGATGCCATCCTGGGCAGGAAAAGGCAAAGGGCTTGGAAATTATCTGTCCAAGGGATTTTgcccctccagcagcacctctcCACCACCACAGCCCCCATGCAAGGTGCTGCTTGCTGACAGGGCCTGGGGGAATACAGTACAGGAGCCACTGAAGGAACCCAAACACCCTCCCCTGCCTTCaaccccatccctgtcccagcgGGTGTCCCTGCCACTCCCCAGCCCTCCAACCTGTCCGGCCTCCACAGCAATGTTGGCAGCCGCCTTGTTGAAGACATGGTCCCACCAGTGGAAGGTGAAGGGCTCGGCCGCGTCGTGTCCCACCTGCAGGGTGCGGAGGAGCCGCGGGAATGGctgcggcgggcggcgggcagCGGGCCAGGGCCGGGGGGGGATCTGCACTCACCCCCGCCGTGTCGCACTTCACCTTCACCCGGATGGCCTCGGCGATGCCgtcctccctcctgcccagcccctgccctgccgaCAAGGAACCCGTCACCCCCGCACGGCCGGGGGGCTGCAGGACCCCCGGGGCGGGGGCTGAGGTCGAGACCGGGTCCTGCCGGCAGGAGGGGGGCGGGCTCTGGGGACCACTGGGGACCATCCTGGGGGGGCTGCCTGGGTCTGCAGGGTCCCGGGGCTTGGGGGTAGCTGGGTCCTGGAGGGAGATGGGGCCTGGGGGGCACGGGGAGAGCACGGGGGGAGCCGGGGGCGCTCAAGGGGGCCCAAGGTGGGGTGGGACAGGCCGGGGACCGCGGTCCGAGGACCCCCGCCCGGCCCCACCTCGGCGCCAGCCGTGCCGCCTCAGCTGGGTCTCGGCGAACAGCATCCCGCGGCCCGGCGGGTCCGGAGGATCCCGGAGGGATCCGGAGGGCCCCGGTGTGTCCCGATAGGGTTCCAGTGCGTCTCGGTGTGTCCCGGTGGGGTCCCGGTGTGTCCCGGTCCGTTCCGGCACCGCCGCACGAGGCCGGGGCGGAGTCACCGCCGGGCCGCCGGGAAGGGGCTGTGCGCATGCGCGAGGGGCGGGGCCGAGAATGCGCCGAGGGCGGGGCGGGGCAAcggggaaggggacagggacatggggacatggggacagggacatggggacagggacagggacatggggacatggggacagggacatggggacatggggacagggacagggacatggggacatggggatagggacatggggacatggggacatggggatagggacatggggacagggacagggacatggggacatggggacatggggacagggacatggggacatggggacagggacagggacatggggacagggacatggggacagggacatggggacagggacagggacatggggacatggggacagggacatggggacagggacagggacatggggacagggacatggggacatggggacagggacagggacatggggacatggggacagggacatggggacatggggacaggaacatggggacagggacatggggacatggggacagggacagggacatggggacagggacatggggacatggggacaggggcattgggacatggggacagggacatggggacagggacatgggaacagggacatggggacagggatgcacacacacagatctgTGCACATGGCACACAGGGCTGTGCACAGATGGATAAGGAGCATCATTCAGGAACCTCATGGCTCCTGTGGCTGAGCAAAGGCGCTGCAGCAGtttcacatacacacacacacacacacacagacacacacagacacacatacacacacatacacacatacacacacagacacacacacagacacacacacagacacacacagacacacagacacacacacacagacacactgacacacacacacacagacacacagacacacacacacatacacacacacacacatacacacacacagacacacacacagacacacagacacacatacacacacacacatacacacacagacacacacagacacacacacacacatacacacacagacacacacagacacacacacatacacacacacacacacacacatacacacacacacacacacacacacacacacacacagacacacacacacacacacacatacacacacacatacacacacacacacacacacacacacacactcacacacacatacacacactcacacacacatacacacacaggcacacacacagacacacacacagacacacacacatccacacatccgcacacacacacatacacacacacacacacacacacagagatgtaTTTTCCAAGCTATCCTACTCCATGAACTCCTAACCCCAGGATACTTCCCTACTGACCCTCTCTTGAGTCACATTGAACTGGCCCCTCCATAGTCAGGGCTATGGCCACAGGAAACTGACCATACCATGGATCTtggtaacaaaaaaaaaaggtttattgAAAGGAATGTAGATTTTGGTTTCCTGCCATCTTTCTCTCCTCCACATTTTAGAGGTTTGATTTCCAAGTTGGAAGTGTTACATTGGGATACTGGGAGAAAAGCCTGCGTATCCCCTCcagggaaagagggaggaaTGAAGTGAAAATATATCCTTGACAGCAGAAATCTCTCCCAATCAATCAGCCAGATTTGCCACTACCTGCTGCAGAAATTGCTCCctttttcattatgttttaaaataattaattctatTTATTAGAGTAAAATGAAAGGAAACAGTCAGTGAGAACACCTTTGGGCAATTCCATGGGGAAGGAGAGATATGGGAGTGAGAAAGTGCAGTCGTTCCTTCAGAAGCAGGCCTTTGAACAGCACATTACCAGGGATTAGGGAAAGCTCTGGAGGGGATTAAGGGTTTCACTAAAAGGCTCCTTCTCACCAGTCTTCAAAGAGCCTTTTTCTCCGGAGTCTGGGAAGGCCGGATCTGCATCCCCCGTGGGTACCAAAGAGGAGACCCAGCTGCTTTCACCTCCCAGCTCTCTCCCAGTGATCCCGGCCTCGCTGTGTCCCGACCCTCCCAACTCTCCTTCGCAGTGCAGCAAAGCCCCTGGGAGCAGTGTGGAATGGGCAGCTTTGCCAGACTGCTGGGGCCGGGAGGTGGCATCAGATGGACACAAGAAGCTGCAGGCTGCCCTGTGTCTCTATTTTAGCATCTTGGCTGgtggggtggcagcaggggaggAATGATCCCAAAGTGGCATAAGAGCAGATGCTACGATGTGAAGAGACAAGAGAAATGTGTTTTCCCACTTAAACAAGCAAGAGACACCAAGGACTCGATGACCTGTGAGGGCTTTGTGGCCTTGCAGGAGTTAAATGGAACTTGTGAAAATAATGGACAGTCTTTTTTATATGGACAGATATTGATGACTCAAGGggaaatggttttaaaccagAGGAGGGAAGACTTAtgctggatattgggaagaaatttttccttgtGAGGGTGGTAAGGCCCTGGCCCAgatgagctgtggctgccctggatATGTtaaaggccaggttggacagggcttgcagcaacctgggatagtggaaggtgtccctgtccatggcagggggttggaatgagatgaactaTGAGGTCACTTCCCacccaaatcattctgggaTACTCAAACTCCCATGGACTCTCCTCAGTGGTTCACAGCCATCTGCACACACTGCAGCAAGATTCTTCCACCATGCAGGGATTTATTTCCAGCCAGCTTTGGAGACACCAAACTGCTCCATTCTTCCAAGTCCCTGTTCCTACACAGATcctctcacacacacagatcCCTTGCACTGTGGTGACTGACACCACCGTGTCACACCTTGCTGACACACTGAGGGGGTGGAAGGACAATTTCTGCCTGGCCAGGAAGAGTGGTGGGACTAATTTTGCTCCTCAGAGGTTCAAACTCATCATGGGAGTATATCCCCACTCCCTGTGACCCTGTGCACCACCTCTGcaccctcccttccctgcttgCACCATCCATCCTCCCACAAGCACATTCCTTACAAGAGCTGGCTTGTGCAGGGATGCAGACTTTAGTGCTGTCAAGGGACACTGAAGAGATTCCCAAGCCTCACAGGTCTTTTTAGGAGCCCATTCTGAGCTGCAAAGGGGCCAATCATTAACATTTGGGAAGAGCTCTGACCCTGCCAGTGCCAATCGGGACCTCCAGTCCCATCCCTACACAGCTCTGTGCAAACTTCGCATGCTGGAGGAGAGGTTGCACAAAGCAGTCCCCATGTTTGTGCACAGCCTCCAGAAGAGGTTAAAGCTGCTTTCTAAATCCTCCTCCAAGGGACTGCAGTCTCATTAGGATGCACACACAGCGGCAGGAGTGTTTCCAGCCCCATGttttccccagcagcaccacctACACTCTCAGCAACACGAACAGCCATCGATCCCCACTTCCAGCTATGGAGCCAGCTGGGTGCAGCAGGTTTTACAGGTATGCAGCAAACCTCCTGTTCCCTCTCTGCCCAATCCTCCCACACCGAAAGAAACTTAAAACCATCAAATAGCACTGACTCCCAGCTCTCAACAGTTCCAACAGCTGCTAATTGACAATTCTAATTCAAAGGAAGCTTCCACACTGGCACTTTAGGACCAACATTCCTGAAGTGTCAAAGGTTTCCTGGCCATGAGGGCAGGCAGCCCAGCCAGGTGGGGAGGGAGCACAACACCCCCAAGCCTGCCTTGAGCACCGGGAACAGGATAGGACAGATTAATCCCAAGTAACTGGGAACTGGCCCAGCTGAGCCAAGGCAGGCAAGGATGagacagggatgcagggagaCAGATGGTTGTGCGCATTTATTCTCCTTTGATAAAAATGGTGTATGCAAATTACACAGCCATGGAGGCTCCTGGGAAATACCACCCTGCTGGTCCTGGGGAGTCTCTTGGACAGTCAGAACATT of Poecile atricapillus isolate bPoeAtr1 chromosome 33, bPoeAtr1.hap1, whole genome shotgun sequence contains these proteins:
- the LOC131590293 gene encoding G patch domain-containing protein 4 — encoded protein: MAVRVAESPLPGGPAVTPPRPRAAVPERTGTHRDPTGTHRDALEPYRDTPGPSGSLRDPPDPPGRGMLFAETQLRRHGWRRGQGLGRREDGIAEAIRVKVKCDTAGVGHDAAEPFTFHWWDHVFNKAAANIAVEAGQDGISVKAVSEQGGRISNKKPRKAGNSGSLLYGHFVKSATLTACGEESVTLPASSESSQEEEEEEEEEKLDLSSVRRLTDKELIQACGGRTAHKGARHGLTMSAKLARLEEQERAFLATYRQQERQQEPPENSQGKKKERKRSRDGANPEVPHSQEPNREQEEALEEEKVVKRKKKNWGPSREEELTGEEEVKRKKKKKKKKKKMVMEPHGEEVSGEEGKVMTRRKTPELSTEEEVVEEEEKAAKRRKKKKKKKQEEEDKEETAETDAPPQDTDELNLGHSPTKKRRKKRRKREPE
- the NAXE gene encoding NAD(P)H-hydrate epimerase, translated to MPGPRALLGLGLLVAAARAGGRCQGWGWGWDRGRCLPRRAMHVPSAGSGPTGLRFLGQEEAQAIDQELFTEYKFSVDQLMELAGLSCATAIAKAYPPSSFTTSQPAVLVVCGPGNNGGDGLVCARHLKMFGYQPTVYYPKRPSKSLFEGLTTQCKKMDIPFLPEFPTEAAFIDELYGLVVDAIFGFSFKGAVREPFGSILSTLERVTVPIASIDIPSGWDVEKGKADGLQPDMLISLTAPKKAAMHFTGRYHFLGGRFVPPMLQEKYALNLPAYPGTDCVLQLT